The sequence below is a genomic window from Anaerocolumna chitinilytica.
TTTCAAGTCCATTATAAATGAATTTCCCATATCCTCTGACTGAGACTGTTTCGTTTTCTTTTAGCTGATAGCTGTTGCTTTCTACCAGCCTTCCGTCTACAAAGACTTTTCCTCCTGAAATCAAAGAAAGAATGCTGCTTCTGGAGGATTGAAATGCCAGTGCAATTACAGCATCCAGTCTCGGGGATGCTACACTCCCTTTTATCTCTTTAAATTCCGGTGTAAGAGCTGGCGCATCTCCTGCAATCACCTCGCATCGGACATTTGTATGTTTGATTTTCTCAAGATTTTCAGCGAGGTAATAACTTAGCTTGGATTCACAATAAATATAACCTTCTTTATCTTTTACTAAAATATCACCTATCTTACCACGAGTGGTTCCAAGGTTCATAATGGAGCCCAAAAAATCTCTATGACTAAAATCATCACTGTATTTCTTATTTAATGGTGTTATTTTTAAACAAGCAATATAATCTGAAAAAGCTTTTACGGAGGAATCTCCGCAAAAGCATAGGATTCTCCTTTCAGCTCCATCAAAACCGCCGAAAAGCTCATATTTTACATCCGGTAGTTCCGGTTTTGTACTGTAAAAAATACTGATTTCATTTAAGGTTAAAAAATCAGTATATGTATTAATATTTTTGTTATAGGCAGTTCTTGCCAACTCAAGAAGCCTTTTTTTGAAAAGCTGTTCGTCTTTTTCTGTGTTCATATTGATCCCCATTTGTACTTCTTACTGTCTACTGCCATGACATAGTATCTGTTATTGTTAAAGTAAAGCAAATTATATATCTTTAATATATCTGTCATAGCACAATGGCAATTATTGCAGCAAATGCTCAAAAAAATTCTGTAAAAACAAAATTATTACAAAACCTATTAAAGGCGACAAATCAGCCGCAGGATTACTGAAGATTGAATATTTCAGCAAAAATCTCACAGGTGTCAGAATTGGTTCCATAAGAAGTGCTAACAGGTTCTTAATTCTTTCTCCGCCATTAAACCAGGAAGAGAACATATATAATAATAGAACCAACTGCAATATCATAAAAAATATATAAAATGTTGTGTATATAATTTGAGCCATATTTTAGAAATCCTTATTTAGTGTAGGTACTTCAAATCCATTGCTCTGCAGTATATCGGAGTAATCTCCTGATATATCCACTGATTCAGGTGATATTATAAAGATAAAACTGGAAATTTGATGCAGCTTGCCATTCAATGAGTATACAGAACCGGATATAAAATCCATAATCCTTTGTGCAAGATCAACATCAAGGCCTTCCAGATTAATAACAGCAGCTCTTCCGGATAACAGCATATCACAGATTTCCTGGGAATCCTCAAAGGTTGCAGGCTTCATAATACAAACTTCAAAGCCTTTAGGACTTGTCCTGATGGGCACTACCTTTCCCTGGGAAGGTTTCTCTCTGTCAACTTTAATCTGTTTTTCTCTTCTTGCTTCATTTATAACATTACTAACTACCTGAGAGGACATGTCTGTTTCATAAGCAGGCTGATAAGCAGGTCTAACCGCTTTTTTTTCAATCTTCTCGGCTTGCCTATACTCTTTCTCCTCCTCGTAATCGTCATCATATTCATCGTCTTCTGTTAATTTCAGTGAATCTAAAATGCTTTTAAAAATATTCTCCATACGACCTCCTATTGTGAGTTATTTGAATAATCTTGATTATTCCAACAACTCCTATTTGTAATAATAGCTATCCGCTAGCTTGTCCTATAATTACGTTCCCCAAATATCCCGGTTCCCACACGAACCATCGTTGCGCCTTCTTCAATGGCTATCTCATAATCTCCCGTCATGCCCATAGAAAGCTCATCCATAGTAACATTATCAATGTTTTTCATTTTTATGTCAATATTTAATTGTCGCAATTTTCTAAAATACTTTCTATTTTTCTCGGCTTCTTCAACATTTGGAGCAATTGTCATCAAACCACATATATGCACATTGGGAAGCTTTGCTATTTCCAATATGAGAGCTTCTACATCCTCTTCATATACCCCGAACTTGCTTTCTTCTCTGGCCATATTTACTTCGATTAAGATATTACAGATAATCCCTTTCTTCTCGGCTTCTTTTTGTATTTGCTCTGCAAGCTTCAAGGAATCAACCGAGTGAATCATGGCTACCTTATCCACAATATATTTTACTTTATTGGTTTGGAGATGTCCAATCAAATGCCAGCGGATATCCTTCGGCAGTAATTCATATTTTTCTGTTAACTCCTGTACTTTATTCTCGCCAAATACGGAAATGTTTTCTCCTAGAACAGTTTCAATATCAGAAACCGGCTTTGTCTTACTTACAGCAATCAACGTAATTTCATCCCTTTCCCTGCCAGCCCGGGTACACGCTGCGTTTATTCTAGTTTCCACTTCTTTCAGATTCTCTTTTATAATATCAGCGTTCACAAAACTACTCCCTTTCTATTTCTATGCTTTCCCATTTTACCAATTACAGCCCATAATGAATTATTTTAGTATATAATAGACTGTTCTGTTGCTGTTCTACTATCTAAAGCAATATGATCAAATACGGATAACCCATTTGGGGTATTCTTTTTTACAATACAATACTCTTCATTTTCATAAAGAATCTCAACAGGACGAAACACTGCATATCCTTTGTTAACATTATAAACGCCTTTAAATTTTTTTGTTTTCTCAAGCATGAAGGTATCGCTGTCACTCTGACCTTTAATCACATCTCTGTTTTTAAACAAATTTGAATCAACATAGATATAATCACCATCTTCATAATAGTCAACAGCTATAAACTCATAAGTGGTTTTATCACCGTTATCCGTGGAAGAAGAATCAATTCGAATTAATCCTTCTTTGTCTGAGTCACCACCATGAGTAAGGTAAGATTTCGGTACCTTGTAAAATTTCTTTTCCGTTATAGCACTTACAGGTATCTTCAGCCCTTCTGCCGAATTAATAACAATCTCTGTAGATAGAAAACGCTGATTAATATAACGAGCCATATACTTGTCCAATGTCACTTTTGCAAAATAATCATTACCCTTTTGATATACTTTAACGGGTACCGTTTGCTTCAAATCATCTGCAGTAAAAATTATTGTAATAGTTTCATTGTCCTGTATTTTTTCATACTGTTCTTTCGTCAATAAATATACAATACTCCAATTATCATCTGTTACTATTTTATATACCGGATTGCCTCTCTTCTGCATTTTGTTTGTACGAAGCTGCGTTTTCTTATAAATAGTCTTGTCGAAATCCTTCGCTGTGGCAGAATCAGCACCCATATCTTCATATCCATCTGTATAATATACGATTACACCGCTAGTATCCGTCTTCGCTACTTTTAAAGAAGCCGTTTTATCTTCTAAGAGTGTTCTTAAATTAGTCAGCATACTGTCGTTATAGATCTGCATTGAAGAATTAGCCAATTCTTCTTTTAATTGATATACATAGGTAAAATTTCCATCGTTATAATCTTTTTGAAAATCGGTAATATTATTCTTAATGCTCTGTGCATCATCAACGGATATAGACTTACCGCTGTCATCAGCAGCAAGTACTTCAGAATATTCATTACCGCCATCTACAGAATACACTACTGAATTTTTAGCTACACGCTCGCCTTCTCTATGATAATAGTTAATATAACCTGCTGTATCTGTGTTGATAACCTTCTCATCCCGAAAGGCGATTCCATCAAGTACAAAATCCTCTGCTGTCGTACCTTCTTTCACTTCATAGATAGTAAGATGATCTTTTGTAAAATACAGATATATATTTATAAGCACGTAAACAAAAACAATGAAAAAAATGATAACTCCAATGTTTATGCTTCTGGCTTTTCTGAATTTCCTTACATTGTTACGAGAGCCCAAAAATGCCAACCTCCTCTTTTCATTCTTTATCTATTATACTTTCTACAGGAGAAGAATAAAAGCCCCTAATTAATAATTTTGAACAAATATAAACTTATAATTCGCTTTCTTTCTCTATTTTATAACTTTACTCTATATAAGTATATGGTACTATTGCATTAACTCCAAACTATTTAAAAAAGATTAAATTATACTTCATTACCTTTCTTTCATTTCGAGAATAATCTGTACAAAAATGGCAACAATAAGAAAGCAAGAAGGAGGTAATCAAGTGAAAACATTAGATTATATTGCATTGACACTTGTCATCATCGGCGCCATTAACTGGGGACTCATCGGCTTCTTGGGATTTGACCTTGTCAGAGTTATTTTTGGTGATATGACAGTGATGTCTAGAATCATTTATGCTCTAGTAGGTATTGCAGGCTTATATGCCCTTAGTTATTTTGGAAGACTTCGCAGCGAATAATGAAAAAGCAGATTTAAGCAAAAATAAGAGACTGGTATTATATACCAGCCTCTTATTTTTATAATTAAATTATAAAGCAACAGCTATATTTTCACGTATCATTTCCGGAAACGCATGCTCTGACATAGAGATGCTTATGATAAAATCTACGTTATATTCCTTTGATATCTTATCTAATTTCGTTAAGGTGGGAGCTAACAATTCTCCTTCAATGAAGGCGATAGTCAGAAAACTGTCTAAAAAAACAGCTTCAAGATCATGATCCTGAGATACCAGTCCGCATATAAAACCAATAAATTCACTGGAATTTTCAATACAGTAATCCTTCACATTAATAAGCCGTATCCGGTTGCTGAGTTCATACATGTGCTTATTATTTTTATCCAGATAAATAATATTGCCCTTTACTTCTCGTGCTGCCAGATTGGCCTTTTCCAGAAGTATCTTGGTTTTGCCTTTGCCTTTTTCGCCTGCAATTATCTGTATCATTGTAATCTCCTCCTTAAGATGTGTATTCAATTTAGGTGAATTTCTATAAATAATTCCTAAATATAATCTTATTATAGTATGTTTTCACCTAAAGTACAACCAAAATATAACTTATCAGAAATTGCTTTCCAAGTTACTTTATCATCTTCAATAAATCCGTCATTTGTGAGAAAAGACTATCACTGTTGTCGGCTTTTAATATAAGGGAGATATAGTCTTTGTTATTTTTATCTTTACTGTATAATATAAGGCAGTTCCCAGCTTTACTGGTTGTTCCTGTCTTACCTCCAATAACCGTGATACCTTCAGGAGATTCTTCTGTTCCTTTCAGATAGCGGTTGGTGGTGGCGAAGGTTTTCGTTACCGGGCTTCCTCCTGCATCTTTATATGTTACAGTATATTCCGAATTATTAATAATAGAAAGAAATTTATCATATGTGACCAATTGATGGAATATCAAATATAAATCATAGGCGGTGGTATAATGATTATCATCATGTAAGCCATGAGGATTTACAAAATTAGAATGTACAGCTCCTGCAGCTTCTGCTGCCTTATTCATCATCTTAGCAAACTCTCCGATGGTTCCTCCTACATGCTCAGCAATTGCAACTCCGGCATCATTTCCGGAGTATACCAAAAAGGCGGTAAGTAAATCCTCTAATTTGATGGTATCGCCTTCTTTGAAACCGCAAAGCTTCGCTCCGCTTTCTGTAATATGAGATGCATTATAACTAATGGTAACAGTATCGTTTAAATCAGCTTTTTCTAATACCACCAATGCTGTTATCAGCTTGGTTAAACTAGCCGGATACAACCTCTCATATACATTATTGGCATAAATTATCTTATTATCCGTATCATTTACAACTAATGATGCTTCTGCCGTAATTTCCGGGTCAGCCATATGGTTAAGCTCGTCCGGTACAACAGCCAAGTCAGCTGCAAAGAATTCAGGAGCTGCTTCACTGTTATTAGCTGTCAGATTCAACCCATCACTGTTAGTAAAGGGCAGTGACAAATCAT
It includes:
- a CDS encoding YlmH/Sll1252 family protein; translated protein: MNTEKDEQLFKKRLLELARTAYNKNINTYTDFLTLNEISIFYSTKPELPDVKYELFGGFDGAERRILCFCGDSSVKAFSDYIACLKITPLNKKYSDDFSHRDFLGSIMNLGTTRGKIGDILVKDKEGYIYCESKLSYYLAENLEKIKHTNVRCEVIAGDAPALTPEFKEIKGSVASPRLDAVIALAFQSSRSSILSLISGGKVFVDGRLVESNSYQLKENETVSVRGYGKFIYNGLENQTKKGRYYVSLSKYI
- a CDS encoding YggT family protein; this encodes MAQIIYTTFYIFFMILQLVLLLYMFSSWFNGGERIKNLLALLMEPILTPVRFLLKYSIFSNPAADLSPLIGFVIILFLQNFFEHLLQ
- a CDS encoding cell division protein SepF codes for the protein MENIFKSILDSLKLTEDDEYDDDYEEEKEYRQAEKIEKKAVRPAYQPAYETDMSSQVVSNVINEARREKQIKVDREKPSQGKVVPIRTSPKGFEVCIMKPATFEDSQEICDMLLSGRAAVINLEGLDVDLAQRIMDFISGSVYSLNGKLHQISSFIFIISPESVDISGDYSDILQSNGFEVPTLNKDF
- a CDS encoding YggS family pyridoxal phosphate-dependent enzyme is translated as MIKENLKEVETRINAACTRAGRERDEITLIAVSKTKPVSDIETVLGENISVFGENKVQELTEKYELLPKDIRWHLIGHLQTNKVKYIVDKVAMIHSVDSLKLAEQIQKEAEKKGIICNILIEVNMAREESKFGVYEEDVEALILEIAKLPNVHICGLMTIAPNVEEAEKNRKYFRKLRQLNIDIKMKNIDNVTMDELSMGMTGDYEIAIEEGATMVRVGTGIFGERNYRTS
- a CDS encoding HlyD family efflux transporter periplasmic adaptor subunit, translating into MGSRNNVRKFRKARSINIGVIIFFIVFVYVLINIYLYFTKDHLTIYEVKEGTTAEDFVLDGIAFRDEKVINTDTAGYINYYHREGERVAKNSVVYSVDGGNEYSEVLAADDSGKSISVDDAQSIKNNITDFQKDYNDGNFTYVYQLKEELANSSMQIYNDSMLTNLRTLLEDKTASLKVAKTDTSGVIVYYTDGYEDMGADSATAKDFDKTIYKKTQLRTNKMQKRGNPVYKIVTDDNWSIVYLLTKEQYEKIQDNETITIIFTADDLKQTVPVKVYQKGNDYFAKVTLDKYMARYINQRFLSTEIVINSAEGLKIPVSAITEKKFYKVPKSYLTHGGDSDKEGLIRIDSSSTDNGDKTTYEFIAVDYYEDGDYIYVDSNLFKNRDVIKGQSDSDTFMLEKTKKFKGVYNVNKGYAVFRPVEILYENEEYCIVKKNTPNGLSVFDHIALDSRTATEQSIIY
- a CDS encoding DUF378 domain-containing protein, whose product is MKTLDYIALTLVIIGAINWGLIGFLGFDLVRVIFGDMTVMSRIIYALVGIAGLYALSYFGRLRSE
- a CDS encoding twitching motility protein PilT: MIQIIAGEKGKGKTKILLEKANLAAREVKGNIIYLDKNNKHMYELSNRIRLINVKDYCIENSSEFIGFICGLVSQDHDLEAVFLDSFLTIAFIEGELLAPTLTKLDKISKEYNVDFIISISMSEHAFPEMIRENIAVAL
- a CDS encoding D-alanyl-D-alanine carboxypeptidase family protein gives rise to the protein MREDNSMKKKLFCLLLSVTLLTGCRSQDDLSLPFTNSDGLNLTANNSEAAPEFFAADLAVVPDELNHMADPEITAEASLVVNDTDNKIIYANNVYERLYPASLTKLITALVVLEKADLNDTVTISYNASHITESGAKLCGFKEGDTIKLEDLLTAFLVYSGNDAGVAIAEHVGGTIGEFAKMMNKAAEAAGAVHSNFVNPHGLHDDNHYTTAYDLYLIFHQLVTYDKFLSIINNSEYTVTYKDAGGSPVTKTFATTNRYLKGTEESPEGITVIGGKTGTTSKAGNCLILYSKDKNNKDYISLILKADNSDSLFSQMTDLLKMIK